A single region of the Gilliamella apis genome encodes:
- a CDS encoding GntP family permease, translating to MTEFISWYGAIIGLFLAIFLILRGINPVYSLFFGAIIGAFIGGANLVQTISILTTGTQSIMGTVIRVLAAGILAGVMMESGAAETIAQAVVKKLGEKKALLALALATGIITASGVFIPVAVLIVAPIALSVGNKMGISRLALLLALSGGGKAGNIISPNPNTIAVANGFNLSLSDVMIAGFIPALFGLIATVVIASLIKNKGDKVTIEEVVALQKNDAEQKNNNPSLSKAIVAPVTAILLLMINPIGNIFHIEALANLKIDALYVLPVAGIIGMLAMGQHRNIAMYTKSGIEKMTPTVLILVGAGAIAGLIGSSNLATQVINIIDYMGISGYYLSPISGVLMAAATASTSTGVILATGTFGSTITDIGIPAISAAVMMHTGATVIDSLPQGNYFHVTGGSMNMTIKQRMKLIPYEAMVGGTMTLVATIFYQFIM from the coding sequence ATGACTGAATTCATAAGTTGGTATGGAGCGATAATAGGACTTTTTCTTGCTATTTTTTTAATTCTACGCGGAATAAATCCAGTTTATTCGTTATTTTTTGGTGCGATAATAGGTGCATTTATTGGAGGTGCAAATCTAGTACAAACTATTTCGATTTTAACTACCGGTACACAAAGTATAATGGGAACCGTAATCAGAGTATTAGCCGCAGGGATTTTAGCTGGCGTGATGATGGAATCAGGCGCAGCTGAAACAATCGCACAAGCTGTTGTAAAAAAATTAGGTGAAAAAAAGGCATTACTCGCTTTAGCACTAGCCACCGGTATTATTACTGCATCAGGCGTATTTATTCCGGTTGCTGTATTAATTGTTGCGCCAATTGCTTTATCTGTTGGTAATAAAATGGGGATTTCTCGATTAGCATTATTATTAGCGCTTTCTGGTGGTGGTAAAGCTGGCAATATTATTTCCCCTAACCCTAATACTATTGCGGTTGCCAATGGTTTCAATTTAAGTCTAAGTGATGTAATGATAGCTGGTTTTATCCCTGCACTATTTGGTTTAATTGCAACTGTTGTAATTGCTTCATTAATCAAAAATAAAGGCGATAAAGTAACTATTGAAGAAGTCGTTGCTTTGCAAAAAAATGATGCAGAACAAAAAAATAACAATCCTTCTCTGAGTAAAGCAATCGTTGCACCTGTAACTGCTATTTTGCTATTAATGATCAACCCTATAGGTAATATTTTTCATATTGAAGCATTAGCTAATTTAAAGATAGATGCGCTATATGTACTTCCCGTTGCAGGAATCATCGGTATGTTAGCAATGGGGCAACATCGTAACATTGCTATGTATACTAAATCCGGGATTGAAAAAATGACACCAACCGTACTCATCCTTGTCGGTGCAGGTGCTATTGCTGGTTTAATTGGTTCATCAAACTTAGCTACTCAAGTTATCAATATTATTGATTATATGGGCATCTCAGGTTATTACTTATCACCAATTTCCGGTGTATTAATGGCAGCGGCCACCGCGTCAACATCTACTGGCGTTATTTTAGCAACTGGGACTTTTGGTTCAACCATTACAGACATAGGAATACCGGCTATTAGTGCAGCTGTAATGATGCATACAGGTGCAACTGTTATTGATTCATTACCACAAGGAAACTACTTCCATGTCACTGGTGGTAGTATGAATATG
- the trhP gene encoding prephenate-dependent tRNA uridine(34) hydroxylase TrhP → MLYPKPELLSPAGSLKNMRYAFAYGADAVYAGQPRYSLRVRNNEFNHENLAIGINEAHAQGKKFYVVVNIAPHNSKLKTFIRDLEPIVNMKPDAFIMSDPGLIMLVREHFPEMEIHLSVQSNAVNWATVKFWHKMGLTRVVLSRELSLDEIKEIREKVPEMELEVFIHGALCMAYSGRCLLSGYINKRDSNQGTCTNACRWEYKVSEGKEDEVGQIVHKCEPIPVQQVEPTLGVGSTTNQVFMLEESGRPGEYMQAFEDEHGTYIMNSKDLRAVELVEDLTKIGVHSLKIEGRTKSFYYCARTAQVYRQAIDAASEGKPFDPRLLAELDSLAHRGYTEGFLRRHKHEDMQNYVHSHSVSDRQQFVGEFSGQRLNGLAEIIVKNKFSVGDSVEMMTPKGNMTFIIERMENKKGQPVPAGLGDGHIVYIPIAEDIDLNYALLMRNFD, encoded by the coding sequence ATGTTATATCCAAAACCAGAATTACTTTCACCAGCTGGTTCTCTTAAAAATATGCGTTACGCATTTGCTTATGGTGCTGATGCAGTTTATGCAGGGCAACCACGCTACAGTTTGCGAGTGCGCAATAATGAATTTAATCACGAAAATCTCGCTATTGGTATCAACGAAGCCCATGCTCAAGGTAAAAAGTTTTATGTGGTAGTTAATATTGCCCCTCATAATTCAAAATTAAAAACCTTTATTCGTGATTTAGAACCAATTGTTAACATGAAACCGGATGCGTTTATCATGTCTGATCCTGGTTTAATCATGTTGGTTCGTGAACATTTTCCGGAAATGGAAATTCATTTATCCGTACAATCAAATGCGGTTAACTGGGCAACGGTAAAATTCTGGCACAAAATGGGATTAACTCGGGTGGTGCTATCTCGAGAATTATCTCTGGATGAAATTAAAGAGATCCGTGAAAAAGTACCAGAAATGGAACTTGAGGTTTTTATTCATGGTGCGCTATGTATGGCCTATTCAGGACGCTGCTTATTATCTGGTTATATTAATAAACGTGACTCAAATCAAGGTACTTGTACTAATGCTTGTCGTTGGGAATATAAAGTATCTGAGGGAAAAGAGGACGAAGTAGGGCAAATAGTCCATAAATGCGAGCCGATTCCTGTACAACAAGTTGAACCAACATTAGGTGTTGGCTCAACAACCAATCAGGTCTTTATGTTAGAAGAATCTGGTCGTCCTGGCGAATATATGCAAGCTTTTGAAGATGAACATGGTACTTATATCATGAATTCAAAAGATTTAAGAGCAGTTGAATTAGTCGAAGATCTGACAAAGATTGGCGTACATTCATTAAAAATTGAAGGTCGAACCAAATCGTTTTATTACTGTGCTCGAACTGCGCAAGTCTATCGTCAAGCTATTGATGCCGCTAGCGAAGGTAAACCATTTGATCCACGCTTATTGGCGGAACTTGATTCTTTAGCTCATAGAGGATATACCGAAGGCTTTTTACGTCGCCATAAACATGAAGATATGCAAAACTATGTGCATAGTCATTCTGTATCAGATAGACAACAATTTGTTGGTGAGTTTAGTGGTCAACGTCTAAATGGCTTAGCTGAAATTATTGTTAAAAATAAATTTTCAGTAGGGGATAGTGTTGAAATGATGACCCCTAAAGGTAATATGACCTTTATTATTGAACGAATGGAAAATAAAAAAGGTCAACCAGTTCCAGCAGGACTTGGTGATGGTCACATTGTTTATATTCCAATCGCCGAAGACATTGATTTAAATTATGCGCTTTTAATGCGTAATTTTGATTAA